A genomic region of Brevibacillus sp. JNUCC-41 contains the following coding sequences:
- a CDS encoding M28 family peptidase — protein sequence MKKQFLSVTLIAALTLGTAGTTTALATPHPSPVLSAPSTDKQVIKKIDADRIYKNIEYLSQTPRVAGTDSEYKAVQFIKKQFKSYGYNADIEEFNFLSYTDPNLVELSVAGFDGEIQANHLTYSVNGDLSGELVYAGLGTKEELEETDVSGKIALIQRGSLTFAEKVLNAAEKGAAGVILFNNADGELNGTLGEDNDKYIPSVTITKKDGEALLEKLNAGVKLTASLKIEGAYSGEKTSYNVVATKKATKNNKAKKSDIIYITGHHDSVAGAPGANDDASGTSVTLELARVLKNLPTDTEIRFVTFGAEENGLLGSRHYVNNLSDDDIKRTIANFNLDMVGSRDAGDLVILTNDGEMNLVTDLAQASSTRLNGEPTPYGQGGRSDHVSFAEAGIPAALFIHSPSEPWYHTPDDTIDKISKEKLQDVAEIVGTAVYDQAKIEAKKPDPNHKKGKKVKVPQLFDEKEFK from the coding sequence ATGAAAAAACAATTCCTATCGGTAACCTTAATCGCAGCATTGACACTCGGGACAGCCGGGACAACTACCGCTTTAGCAACGCCACATCCATCGCCGGTGCTATCTGCTCCATCCACGGACAAGCAAGTCATTAAAAAAATCGATGCCGATCGAATCTACAAGAATATTGAATACCTCTCACAAACACCTCGGGTCGCCGGTACCGATTCTGAGTATAAAGCCGTCCAATTCATCAAAAAGCAATTCAAATCTTATGGCTATAATGCCGATATCGAAGAGTTCAATTTTTTATCTTATACAGACCCAAATCTGGTCGAACTGTCCGTTGCCGGATTTGATGGGGAAATCCAAGCGAACCATTTAACCTATTCTGTTAATGGGGACCTATCCGGTGAATTGGTATATGCCGGTTTAGGAACGAAAGAAGAGCTGGAGGAAACCGACGTTTCAGGGAAGATTGCCCTTATACAAAGAGGGAGCCTCACTTTTGCAGAGAAAGTATTGAATGCAGCAGAAAAAGGGGCAGCGGGAGTCATCCTATTTAATAATGCAGATGGGGAATTAAACGGGACACTCGGAGAGGATAATGACAAGTATATTCCATCTGTCACGATAACCAAAAAGGATGGAGAAGCCCTGCTGGAAAAATTGAATGCCGGGGTTAAATTGACAGCATCATTAAAAATCGAAGGAGCGTATTCCGGAGAAAAGACCTCTTATAATGTAGTGGCAACGAAAAAAGCAACAAAGAACAATAAAGCAAAAAAGAGCGATATCATTTATATTACTGGACATCATGATTCCGTAGCAGGGGCACCCGGAGCGAATGATGATGCATCAGGAACATCCGTCACCCTTGAACTTGCACGTGTTCTGAAGAATCTTCCTACAGATACGGAAATTCGCTTCGTCACCTTTGGGGCCGAGGAAAATGGATTGCTAGGTTCACGGCATTATGTGAACAATCTCTCTGATGATGATATCAAGCGAACCATTGCCAACTTCAATCTGGATATGGTGGGAAGCAGGGATGCCGGGGATTTGGTCATTTTGACTAATGATGGAGAAATGAACCTTGTAACCGATCTGGCCCAGGCATCAAGTACAAGACTGAATGGAGAGCCGACTCCATATGGACAAGGCGGGCGAAGTGACCATGTATCGTTTGCTGAAGCCGGGATTCCAGCTGCTTTATTCATCCACAGTCCATCAGAACCTTGGTATCATACTCCTGATGATACCATTGATAAAATCTCAAAAGAAAAGCTTCAAGATGTTGCCGAAATTGTCGGCACCGCTGTCTATGACCAAGCTAAAATCGAAGCTAAAAAACCTGATCCAAATCATAAAAAAGGAAAAAAGGTGAAAGTACCGCAATTATTTGACGAAAAGGAATTCAAATAA
- a CDS encoding iron-containing alcohol dehydrogenase has translation MSITKFVMPEVIFGKGSIEQAGEACLRLGAKKALIVSDSGVANAGWLDIVITSCQDAGLAFATFIEMTTNPKDREIEAGCLAFKEQECDAIIGLGGGSALDVAKGVALLVTNGGIISDYEGVDKVHSPLPPMVMIMTTAGSGSEVSQFSVIVDSFREKKMTIISKSLVPDIAIVDPGTLTTLGPDLTAATGMDVLTHAIESYVSIAATPLTDVQAKNALSIVSRHLRPSVASRHNEEAKKAMAMASLQAGLAFSNAILGAAHAISHALGGKYLLPHGEINAILLPHVMDFNRIASPRRFSEIAEIMGIDTRTLTEQQAGMAAIHFVRELSQDIGAPKSLSDVGITKEMIDPIGMTALEDACMITNPRDMSLEQINQLLLTAL, from the coding sequence ATGTCGATAACTAAATTCGTGATGCCGGAAGTGATTTTTGGAAAAGGTTCGATTGAACAAGCTGGCGAGGCCTGCTTGCGTTTGGGTGCCAAAAAGGCCTTGATAGTCAGCGACTCAGGGGTGGCCAATGCTGGCTGGTTAGATATAGTCATAACATCCTGCCAAGATGCAGGCCTTGCTTTTGCTACCTTCATAGAAATGACGACCAATCCGAAGGATAGGGAGATCGAAGCCGGCTGTTTGGCATTTAAAGAACAAGAATGTGATGCCATCATTGGTTTGGGAGGAGGCAGTGCTTTGGATGTCGCCAAAGGGGTTGCACTTTTAGTAACGAATGGCGGCATCATCAGTGATTATGAAGGTGTTGATAAAGTCCACTCACCCCTCCCGCCCATGGTGATGATCATGACCACTGCAGGATCGGGTTCGGAAGTATCTCAGTTTTCAGTGATCGTCGATTCATTCCGCGAGAAAAAAATGACGATCATTTCAAAATCACTCGTCCCCGATATTGCAATAGTCGACCCTGGTACCTTAACCACCTTGGGACCGGATTTGACCGCAGCTACAGGAATGGATGTTTTAACCCACGCCATTGAATCCTATGTATCAATCGCAGCGACGCCTTTGACAGATGTACAAGCCAAAAACGCGCTTTCCATCGTTTCCCGCCACTTACGCCCCTCTGTTGCATCCAGGCATAATGAGGAAGCAAAAAAAGCGATGGCGATGGCAAGCCTTCAGGCTGGACTGGCTTTTTCAAATGCCATTTTGGGAGCTGCCCATGCCATTTCACATGCCTTAGGCGGCAAATACCTCCTTCCGCATGGTGAAATCAATGCGATACTCCTTCCCCATGTCATGGATTTCAATCGAATTGCCTCACCAAGGCGATTCAGCGAAATTGCAGAAATCATGGGCATCGATACACGGACATTGACCGAGCAGCAAGCAGGAATGGCAGCCATACACTTCGTAAGGGAATTATCCCAGGATATAGGGGCTCCCAAGAGTTTAAGTGATGTCGGCATTACGAAAGAAATGATAGACCCCATAGGGATGACCGCTCTTGAGGATGCCTGCATGATCACCAATCCTCGTGATATGTCATTAGAACAGATTAATCAGCTGCTTCTTACAGCCCTTTAA